The following DNA comes from Arthrobacter sp. SLBN-83.
ACAAAATATGCCATGTACGCGCAGAACGAACAGATCCACGTCGCCGGATGGCCCTGCCTCGGAATCCTGGGCAATGTGCCGGCGCTCAGCCCCGAATCCATCATGGCCTGCTCCCAGACATACGCCCTCGAAGGCAGCGCCTTCGTGATCACCGCCACGCAAATCATGTCCGATGACGGAGCCCTAAAGTTCCCAACAGCAGACGGAGGACCCACGCCCGTCTACACAGGCGGCGGTGGTTACGCCCGAGTGTACGGTCCGCACTCCGGCCTCATCACAGAGCCTCTGGACCCCACCGAGGAAGGCATCGTCTACGCTGACCTCGACCTGGCGGACATCGACCTTGCCAAGAACACCGTCGACCCCGCAGGCCACTACGCCCGCGCCGACGTCACGCGGCTAATCTTCGACGACACGCCCCGCACCCCGGTCATCCGTCGCAGCACCATGCCGAAGGCGCCTACACAGACCCAGTCGTCGTTTGAGGCTGACCTTCAGTGGGACGAAGCTTCAGAAGCAGAGGCTTCCGCGCATGTGTGATCCACGGCCCCTGTAAGGCACCGCTGAGCCGTCGCCTCCGCTGACGGAACAAGCAGAACTCCGAAACAGATAAGACAGGAAAACCAGCGCCCGGCCGTACTCCCAGACTTAAGGTTGCGGACATGGCCGGGCGCGGCTGTCTCGAAACCTCAGTGTCTTAAATCCCTAGCGTTTCGATGCAAAGAGGCGGCAGGCGAGACCTGGACTGACTGCCTCTTGCACCCGCGGAGGGCATCCGAAGACGACGTGTTGGGGGCCCAACTGACATCGGGCTCAAGTTGACTCGGCCTTCGATAAAGAAGACGTAAGTGTGGACACTGTCCACACCCTCTTTGGCAGGACAAACCTCGGGGCGAGACTCTTGTCGGCGCGTCGTAAGACCGACTCCGGGGGCGCTCTTTGGCGCGAATTCCGAAGTCATGTCGTCCCCGCTTCCCCAACACATGAATAGGTGCAGGTCACCCCCAGGTAACTCGAAAGAACCGGAACGAGGGAATCATATAGCGCACTTCAGCAGGCGGAATTCCCACCAGCCAGGGACTTGAACCCGCCACCAACATACCTGAACAGGCCACCGCGGCGGCCAGGCCACAGCCCGCGCACCAAGCGTCAGAGGGACGCCACCACAAGTCATGTCAACACGTTAAAGCAAAAAGCCCCTCTGACGAGGGGTTATGCGTGCCCGAGGTGGGACTCGAACCCACACACCTTTCGATACCGCATTTTGAGTGCGGCGCGTCTGCCAATTCCGCCACTCGGGCGCGGAATACGAGGAGCGATAGTACGCCCACAGCTGACTGCGAGCAACGCGATCGCTTCACGTACGCGGAATTACTCTACATGCAGATAGGCTGAATTCCAGAATCGCGCCGCCGTCGCCGCAAACGAACCCCTGCAAGCCAAGTACAGCCGCGGTGGCACCTAAGATAGTGATGTCCCGCCGTACCTTTTCAAGGAGATCCCGTGACTGAACAGACGGAGTCCAAGCCCACGTCCCAGCCGGCGCGCCGCGTCATTGTGGCAGAGGATGAAACCCTCATCCGCCTCGACATCATCGAGATCCTGCGCGGCGAAGGCTACGACGTCGTGGGCGAGGCGGACAACGGCGAGAAGGCCGTCCAGCTCGCCGAGGAACTCAAGCCGGACCTGGTCCTCATGGACGTCAAGATGCCCGTCATGGACGGCATCTCCGCTGCGGAGAAAATCGTCAAGGCCCGCATCGCCCCCGTGGTGCTGCTGACCGCCTTCAGCCAGAAGGAACTGGTGGAGCGCGCCCGCGACGCCGGCGCCATGGCGTACGTGGTCAAGCCGTTCACGCCCGCTGACCTCATCCCGGCACTGGAGATCGCCCTCTCCCGCCACGAGGAAATCAAGGCCCTCGAAAGCGAAGTTTCAGACCTGCAGGAGCAGTTCGCCACCCGCAAGCTCGTGGAACGCGCCAAGAGCCTCCTGACCACGAAGATGGGCCTGACGGAACCGGAAGCCTTCCGCTGGATCCAGAAGACCTCCATGGACCGCCGCCTCAGCATGCGCGAGGTCGCCGAGACCATCATCAACCAGGTCAATTAGCAAGGCTGGCCGGGCCCGGAGAAATTACGACGACGGCCCGGCACCAAAGTAGCGCCGTCACCAAAGACAACAGAAAAGGACCCCCGCCGAAAGTGAACTGCTCCCCGGAAGTTGGACTGAGAAATTCAGTTCCGACTTCCGGGGAGCAGTTTTATGCATGCACGTAGTTCGTTGTCTGAGATTCAGCGTGAGGCCGCTGTAGCGTGGTTTGAGAAGGGCATCGCGGATAGTGCAGCGGCGACGTTGCTGGGGGTGTCCCGCCCGCCGGTAAGGGTTCTCTATCGGCGGTGGAAGATCCATGGTCGAGGAGCGCTGGTGGCCAAGCCGACGAAACAGGTGTACTCGTTCGAATTCAAGCTCGCGCTGGTTGAACGGTTTATCGCCGGTGAGTCTGCCCCGGATCTCGCGGCGGAGGTTGGTTTGTCCTCGCCCACGCTACTGAAGACGTGGGCCCGGGCGTATCGCCGCGAGGGCCCAGACGCGTTACGTCCCAAGCCCAAGGGCAGGCCTAAGGCACCCGGTGCCCCGCAGCCGGCCGAGGTATCGGAACTGGAGCGGTTGCGGCGGGAGAACGAACGGTTGCGGGCGGAAGTGGCTTACCTGGGAAAATTGCGGGCCTTGAGGGCGCAGGAACGACGGTGAAGGTCCAAGCCCTCATCGCTCTCAAGGCTGACTTCCCGCTTCCGGTCCTGCTGCAGGCAGCAGCTCTTGCCAGGTCCACGTTCTTCTATCATCAGGCACGCATCCAAGGCCCTGATCCGCAGGAGGCCATCAAGGCCGCTGTCAGGGAAATTTTCGAGAAGAACCATGGCCGGTACGGGCACCGGCGGGTCCACACCGAGATGCTCAAGCAGGGGTGGACGGCCGCGAAAAAGACCGTGCTGAAGCTCATGCGGTCCCTGAACCTGGTGTGCAAGGTCCGGCGGAAGAAGCGTTACAACTCCTACCAGGGCGGGCAGGGCAGGGTTGCCCCGAACGTGTTGAACCGGGAGTTCGAGGCGGATGCCCCGAACCGAAAGTGGGTAACGGACGTGACGGAGTTCAGCGTCGGCGACCGTAAGCTCTATCTCTCGCCGGTCATGGATCTTTTCGACCGGCAGATCATCTCCTACTCGATCAGCCCGTCCCCGAATCTGGAGCTCACCAATAATTCGCTACGCCAGGCCCTTGCCGGCCTTGAGGATAACCAGCAGCCACTCGTGCATTCCGACCAGGGCTTCCAGTACCAGCACGTCTCATGGCGAAAACTCTTACAGGAAGCCGGCGCGAGCCAGTCCATGTCACGCAAGGGCAACTGCTACGACAACGCCGTGATGGAAAACTTCTTCGGCCACCTCAAGGAAGAGCTCTTCCATCACGTGCGATACCTCAGCACCGACGCCTTGACAGCGGCACTGCACGAATACATCCGCTGGTACAACACCCAAAGAATCTCGACAAAGCTCAAGGGCCTGAGCCCGGTGCAATACCGGACCCAGGCCCTTGCGGCTTAGGCTCTTATTTGGCCAGTCCAACTTCCGGGGACCAGTTCAAAGGCAGGGGTCCTTTTCTGTCTGAAGACTAGGCTTCTGCGGCCTGGTTCTTCTTCTTCTTTTCCGGCCAGGGGCCGAGCTTTTCGCGGTTGCTGCCGATCTCCCCACCGCGGGTGGAATCGGCGAGGTCGCCCACCTTGTGCACCTTCAGCGAGTTGGTGGAGCCGGCCTTTCCGGGAGGCGACCCGGCGGCGATGACCACCAGGTCACCGTCCTGCACCAGGCCCATCTCTTCGAGGCTGCGGTCAACCTGTGCTGTCATGGCGTCCGTGTGGTCCACCATCTGCACCAGCACCGGCTGGATGCCCCAGGTGAGGGCCATCTGGTTCCAGACCTGCTCCACCGGGGTGAAGGCGAAGACGGGCTTGATGGGCCGCAGGCGGGACAGGCGGCGGGCTGAGTCACCGGACTGCGTGAACGCACAGATGTACTTGGCGTCCAGCTGGTCGGCGATTTCGACGGCGGCACGGGTGATGGCGCCGCCACGGGTCCGGGGCTTGGTTCCCAGCGGGGGGACGCGCTCCAGGCCGTGGACCTCGGTGGACTCGATGATCCGGGCCATGGTCTTGACCGTCTCAATGGGGTACTTGCCCACGCTGGTTTCTCCGGAGAGCATGACGGCGTCGGCACCGTCGAGCACGGCGTTGGCGCAGTCGGAAGCCTCTGCACGGGTCGGGCGCGGGTTGTCGATCATGGATTCGAGCACCTGGGTAGCCACGATGACCGGCTTGGCCCAGCGGCGTGCCAGTTCCACGGCGCGCTTCTGGACGATCGGCACTTCCTCCAGCGGCAGTTCCACGCCGAGGTCGCCACGGGCCACCATGATGGCGTCGAACGCGTCGATGATCTCGGGCAGCTGGTCCACGGCCTGCGGCTTTTCGATCTTGGCGATGACCGGCACGCGGCGGCCTTCCTCATCCATGATCTCGTGCACGCGGGTGATGTCGGAGGCGTCCCGGACAAAGGAGAGCGCCACCAGGTCAACGCCGCGGCGGATGGCCCAGCGGAGGTCGTCCTCATCCTTTTCGCTCAGCGCCGGAACGTTCACGGCCACGCCCGGGAGGTTGATGCCCTTGTTGTTGGACACCATGCCGCCCACGGTCACCTCGGCAACCACCTTGACGTCGTCAACCTCAACGGCGCGCAACGCCACCTTGCCGTCGTCGATCAGCAGGGCATCGCCCACCTTGACGTCCTCGGTGAGGCTCTTCAGGGTGGTGGAGCAGATCTCCTGGGTACCGGGAACGTCCTCGGTGGTGATGGTGAAAATGTCACCGACGGCCAGCGCGTGCGGACCGTCCACGAAGCGGCCCAGGCGGATCTTGGGGCCCTGCAGGTCGGCCATGATGGCCACGGCCTTGCCGAGGTCGGACGCTGCCTTGCGGACGTTTTCGTAGGTGTTGTCATGCACGGTGTAGTCACCGTGGCTCATGTTCATGCGGGCGACGTCAACGCCGGCTTCCAGCACCGCGAGGGTGTTTTCGTAGCTGGCAATTGCCGGGCCGAACGTAGCCACAATTTTTGCGCGTCTCATATACCTACCCTATTGATCTTTTGCATTGGTTAAGTTGTCGGCGGGGTGAACCCTTGGTGCACCTCTAGAGGACGGCGATGGCCCGGTCCGTCGGCGCGACGGGCGCGGGAAGGATGGTGCTTCCCATCAGGTACTTGTCCACCGCGGCCGCGGCGGCGCGGCCCTCGGCGATGGCCCACACAATCAGGGACTGCCCGCGGCCGGCGTCACCGGCAACAAACACACCTTCGGTGTTGGTCATGTAGTAGCCGTCGCGGGCCACGTTGCCGCGGCCATCGAATTCGGCGTGTACCTGCTCGGTGATGCCGGCGGGTTCAGCGCCGGTGAAGCCGAGGGACAGGAACACCAGGTCCGCGGGAATGATCCGCTCGGTGCCGGCCTTCGGGAGGCGCTTGCCGTCGACGAACTCGGTCTCGGCCACCTTCACGCCGGTGAGCTTGCCGTTCTCGCCAACGAACTCGACGGTGGAGGCGAGGTAGGTGCGTTCGCCGCCTTCCTCGTGTGCGCTGGCCATCTCGAAGAGGGTGGGGAATGTCGGCCACGGCTGGTGGCTGGCACGCTCCGACGGCGGCTGCTTGCCGATCGCAAGCGTGGTCACCGAGGCGGCGCCATGCCGGTGCGCAGTGCCCAGGCAATCGGCACCGGTATCGCCGCCGCCCAGGATCACCACGTGCTTGCCGTGGGCGTTGATCTGGTTCTCGATGGTTTCCCCGGCCACCGCGCGGTTGGCGGGCACCAGGTAATCCATGGCGAAGTGGACGCCGTCCAGGTCACGGCCCGGGATGGGCAGGTCCCGCGGAACGGTGGCACCGGTGCACACCACGACGGCGTCGTAACGGCGGCGCAGCTGCTCCCAGGTCACGTCGGTGCCCACCGAGACGCCGGTCCGGAAGCGGGTGCCTTCGGCCTTCATCTGCTCGACGCGGCGGTCCACCTGCTCTTTTTCCATCTTGAAGTCGGGGATGCCGTAGCGCAGCAGGCCGCCGATCTTGTCGTCCCGTTCGTAGACGGCGACGGTGTGGCCCACGCGGGTGAGCTGCTGGGCGACGGCCAGGCCGGCGGGGCCGGAGCCGACCACGGCAACAGTCTTGCCGGTGAGGCGGGTGGGCGGCAGCGGGCTGACCCAGCCGTTGTCCCATGCCTCGTCGATGATCGAGACTTCCACCTGCTTGATGGTCACGGCAGGCTGGTTGATCCCCAGCACGCAGGACGCCTCGCAGGGCGCCGGGCAGAGCCGGCCGGTGAACTCGGGGAAGTTGTTCGTGGCGTGCAGCCGCTCGATAGCTTCCTCGCCCTTGTCCCGCCACATGAGGTCGTTCCACTCGGGAATGAGGTTCCCCAGGGGGCAGCCCTGGTGGCAGAACGGGATGCCGCAGTCCATGCAGCGCCCGGCCTGGGCCTTCAGCGTGCCCTTTTCCTGGGCCTCGTACACCTCTTTCCAGTCCATGATGCGCACGGGGACAGGACGGCGCGGCTGGGTTTCACGCTGGCGTACTTTCAGAAATCCGCGTGGATCAGCCACCGGTAACCTCCAGGATTCGAGACCATACTTCTTCGCCGTCGGGGTCAAGGCCCTCTTCGATGGCGTCGAGGCGGGTTTGCAGCACGGCCGCGTAGTCGCGCGGCAGCACCTTGGTGATGCGGGCAGCGGTGTCATCGAAGTTCTCGAGGAGGCGCGCCGCCAGCTGGGAGTCAGTTTCTTCCACGTGCTTGACCAGCAGGCCGTGGACAATGTCGCGGTCCTCTGCGTCCAGCTCGCGCAGCTGCAGCTCACCGGATTCCAGTGCCTGCTTGTTGACGCGGGTGGTCCGCAGGTCCAGGACGTACGCGGTTCCGCCGGACATGCCGGCGCCGAAGTTGCGCCCGGTGCGTCCAATGATCAGCGTCTGTCCGCCGGTCATGTACTCGCAGCCGTGGTCGCCAATGCCCTCAACGACGGCGGTGGCACCGGAGTTGCGGACCAGGAAGCGTTCGCCCACCTGGCCGCGCAGGAACAGCTCGCCGCTGGTGGCGCCGTAGCCGATCACGTTGCCGGCGATCACGTTGGTCTCCGCCTTGAACACGTTGGTGCGGTCCGGGCGCACGATGATCCGGCCGCCGGACAGGCCCTTGCCCACGTAGTCGTTCGAGTCGCCGAACAGCCGCAGGGTTATGCCCGCGGGCAGGAAGGCGCCCAGGGACTGGCCGGCGGTGCCGTTCAGCGTGACGTCGATGGTGTCCGTGGCCAGGACATCGGTACCAAAGGTCTTGGTGACGACGTGTCCCAGCATGGTGCCCACAGAACGGTCGGTGTTGATGACGTCCACGGTGATCTTCACCGGGCTGCGGTCCGTCAGCGCCTCGGTGGCCATGGTGATCAGGCGCTGGTCGAAGTGCTTGTCCAGCTCGTGGTTCTGGCCGGTCATGTTGCGCAGGGGCGCGTCGTCGTCGAACTCCAGGCCGTGCAGGATCGGGTCCAGGTCCAGCCCGTCGGCCTTCCAGTGGTTGATCGCTTCGCGGGTGTCCAGCACCTCGGCGTGGCCAATGGCCTCTTCGAGGCTTCGGAAACCGAGCTCGGCAAGGATCTCCCGGACTTCCTCAGCAAGGAATTCGAAGAAGTTCACCACGAACTCAGGCTTGCCGCTGAAGCGGGCACGCAGCTCCGGGTTCTGGGTGGCAACACCCACGGGGCAGGTGTCCAGGTGGCAGACGCGCATCATGATGCAGCCTTCCACCACCAGCGGGGCGGTGGCGAAGCCGAACTCCTCACCGCCCAGCAGGGCAGCGATGACAACGTCGCGGCCGGTCTTGAGCTGGCCGTCCACCTGCACCACCACGCGGTCGCGCAGGCCGTTGAGCATCAGCGTCTGCTGCGTCTCGGCGAGGCCCAGCTCCCACGGAACACCGGCGTGCTTGAGCGAGTTCAGCGGCGAGGCGCCGGTGCCGCCGTCATGTCCGGAGACAAGTACGACGTCGGCCTTCGCCTTGGTCACGCCGGACGCCACGGTGCCGATCCCGACTTCCGAGACCAGCTTTACGTGGACACGGGCCGAGGGGTTGGCGCGCTTGGCATCGTAGATGAGCTGCGCGAGGTCCTCGATGGAGTAGATGTCATGGTGCGGGGGCGGGGAGATGAGTCCGACGCCGGGGGTCGAGTGCCGGGTCCGGGCCACCCACGGGTAGACCTTCTGGGCCATCAGCTGGCCGCCTTCGCCGGGCTTGGCACCCTGCGCCATCTTGATCTGGATGTCGTCGGCGTTGGTCAGGTACAGGCTGGTCACGCCGAAACGGCCGGACGCGATCTGCTTGACCGCGGAGCGGCGCTTGGGATCCAGCAGGCGCTCAACGTCCTCGCCGCCTTCACCGGTGTTGGACTTGCCGCCCAGCTGGTTCATGGCGATGGCCAGCGTCTCGTGGGCCTCCTGTGAGATGGAGCCGTAGCTCATCGCGCCGGTGGAGAACCGCTTGACGATGCTGGAGACCGGCTCAACTTCCTCAAGGGGAACGGAGGGACGCTCGTTCTTGAACTTGAGGAGGCCGCGCAGGGTCATCAGGTTGGTGGACTGGTCGTCCACGCCCTTGGTGTACGCCTTGAAGATGTCGTAGCGGCGCTCACGCGTGGCGTGCTGCAGCCGGAAGACGGTCTCCGGGTTGAACAGGTGGGGTTCACCGTCCCGGCGCCACTGGTACTCGCCGCCGCCCAGCAGGGGCCGGTGCGGCTGCTCGATGCCGCCGTCCGGGTAGGCCATCTGGTGGCGTGCGGAAACCTCGGCCGCGATGACGTCCAGGCCCACGCCGCCCAGCTGGGAATGCGTACCGGCGAAGAACTCGTCCACCAGTTCCTGGCCCAGGCCCAGCGCCTCGAATGTCTGGGCGCCGGTGTAGGAGGCCACGGTGGAAATGCCCATCTTGGACATGATCTTCAGGACGCCCTTGCCCAGGCCCTTGATCAGGTTGTAGACGCCGTCCTGCGGGGTCACCCCGGTGACGTCGCCGGCGGCGATGAGCTGCTCCACGGATTCCATGGCCAGGTACGGGTTGACGGCGGAGGCGCCGTAGCCGATGAGCACGGCAACGTGGTGCGTTTCGCGGACGTCGCCGGCCTCGACCACGAGGGCAGTCTTGGTGCGGTTGGCGCTGCGCAGCAGGTGGTGGTGCACGGCGCTGACCAGCAGCAGCGACGGGATGGGCGCCCACTGGGCGTTGGAGTCACGGTCGGACAGCACCACGTACTGCACGCCCCGGTTGATGGCACCGGAAACCTGCTCGCAGATCTCAGTCAGCCGTGCACGCAGCGCGTTTTCGCCGCCTTCGGGGCGGTACAGGCCGCGGACCTTCATGGCCACGCGGTTGCCGTCGGCGTCCTCGATGTTGGCGATCTTGGCAAGCTGGTCGTTGTTGATCACCGGGAACGGCAGCTGGACCTGGGGCTGGCGGACCTGCTTGGTGTCCAGCAGGTTGCCGTTGGGTCCGATGGCACAGGTCAGCGAGGTGACCAGTTCTTCGCGGATGGCGTCCAGAGGCGGGTTGGTCACCTGCGCGAAGGACTGCACGAAGTAGTCGAACAGCAGGCGCGGGCGCTTGGACAGCACGGCCACGGGAGTATCGGAGCCCATTGCGCCCAGCGGCTCGGCGCCTGTGCGGGCCATGGGGCCCAGCAGGATCTTCAATTCCTCGGTGGTGTACCCGAAGGTGCGCTGGCGGATGTTGACGGAGGCAGCCGTGTGCACCACGTGCTCACGCTCGGGCAGGTCGTTGAGGTCGATCAGGTTGTCCTTGACCCACTCAGCCCACGGGTTGGCCGCGGCCACTTCGGCCTTGACCTCTTCGTCGTCGATGATGCGGCCGGCTTCGGTGTCCACCAGGAACATCTTGCCCGGGGACACGCGGCCCTTCTTGACCACCCTGGAGGGTTCGACGTCGATCACGCCCACCTCGGAGGCGAAGACGATCAGGCCGTCCTCGGTGATCCAGAAGCGGCCGGGGCGCAGGCCGTTGCGGTCCAGGGTTGCGCCGACCAGGTTGCCGTCGGTGAAGGAAACGGCGGCGGGGCCGTCCCACGGTTCCATGAGCAGCGAGTGGTACTCGTAGAAGGCGCGGCGGGCCGGATCCATGGTGGCGTGGTTCTCCCAGGCCTCCGGGATCATCATCATGATCGAGTGCGTAATGGGGCGGCCTGAGAGCCACAGCAGTTCCGCTACCTCGTCGAAGGACGCGGAGTCGGAGGCACCGGGGGTGCAGATGGGGTACAGCTCTTCCGGGGAATCACCCAGCAGCGGGTTGGCCAGCTGGGACTGGCGGGCGCGCATCCAGTTCCGGTTGCCCTTGACGGTATTGATTTCACCGTTGTGGGCGATGGTCCGGAACGGCTGTGCGAGCGGCCAGGACGGAAAGGTATTGGTGGAGAAGCGCGAGTGGACGATCGCGAGCTTGGTCTTGAACCGCTTGTCCGAAAGGTCCGGGTAGAACGGCTCCAGTTGGGCCGTGGTGAGCATGCCCTTGTAGACGATGGTCCGCGAGGACAGCGACGGGAAGTAGACGCCGAACTTGTTCTGGGCACGCTTGCGGATGCGCCAGGCGCGGGAGTCCAGCTCGTTGCGGTCCAGTTCCTCGCCGTTGGCCGATGCCAGGAAGGGCTGGGAGAAGTAGGGCATGCAGGCGCGGGCCATGGCTCCCACCAGGTCGGCGACAACAGGCACTTCACGCCAGCCAAGGACCTTCAGGCCCTCGTCGGCGGCCAGGCCCTCGATGCCGGCCTTGGCGGCGTTGGCTTCCCGCTGCTCGGCAGGCAGGAATGCAGTGCCGGCGACGTACTGGCCGGGGGCGGGCAGCTCGAACTCGGTGACGGCCCGGAAGAACTCGTCCGGAATCTGCATGAGCAGGCCTGCGCCGTCGCCGGTGCCTTCGTCTGCGCCCACGGCCCCGCGGTGTTCAAGGTTGCGCAGTGCGGTCAGTGCGGCGTCGACGATGTCGTATCCGGGCTCGCCGCGCAGGGTGGCAATAATGGCCAGTCCGCAGGCGTCCTTCTCCTGCTCCGGGTTGTACAGCCCGGCAGCCTCCGGCAAGGCTGCGAAGCGCTTGAACGGCGACAGTGCAGTCTCAGGCTGGTCCGGTTCGGACCAGCTGGGAGTGTTAAGAGTTTGGGTCATGGGAGACGTCCTTCCTCCTGATCGTGCGTATGGAAGGGACACCGTTGGCCCCACTCGTCGGCGCCGCTGCGGTGGGCACAACAAAGTGTTGATTACTGGAAATTGTAGGTCAGCGCCGCCTGCGGAACTAAAGGTTACGCAGGCCCCTGCCCAGGGCAGCGCCGGGTGCCATTTCTGATTTTCCGGACTGCCCCATGCCACGACATTGTGGTTTTTCGGGCCCTTCGAGCGGTGGCTCTGCTGCCCTTCCCGGCCGGCGCCCTACTTGACGGTGCCTGCCTCCGATGCGGGTCCGGTGGCTGTGCTGCCGGAATGACCGGCAGTCGTGGCATCCGTTCCGGGCTTCGAGCCTTCCGATGCCGCCGCGGCCTCTTCCGTGGGGTCGGAAGCGTGCCTGGAACCGCTGTGGTTATCAGGGAGATTACCACGCGAATCACTATCTGAGACAACGTCGTCCGTATCACGGACTTTATGACCGGCGCCGGAATCCGTGGCGGCTTCCGCGGCCTCTTCCGGCTCGTGGCCCCGCAGGTAAACGGTGTCCGGCTCCGGGCGGCCCTTGAGGCCCAGGAGGATGAAGGCAATCAGTGCGGCGAGGAAGACGAAGATGCTGGTCCACACGTTGAGCCGCGTGGTGATTCCGAAGATACTGATCTGCTCTGCGTCATCGATGCGCATCGCCTCGATCCATACCCGGCCCAGGGTGTAGTACATGGCGTACAGCCAGAAGAGCCTGCTCCGGCGGAAGTGGAAGCGCCGGTCCAGGGCGAGCAGGATCAGCACGCCGGCCAGGTTCCACAGCGACTCGTAGAGGAAGGTGGGGTGGAACAGTGTGTCTGCAGGCATGCCTGCAGGAAAGTTGGCGTTGTTGGGGTCGATCTGCAGGCCCCACGGCAGGGTGGTGGGTCCGCCGAAGAGTTCCTGGTTGAAGTAGTTGCCCCACCTGCCGATGGCCTGCGCCAGGAGCAGTCCGGGTGCTGCTGCGTCAACGAAGGCACTCAGCTTGACCCCACTGCGCCGACAGCCGATCCAGGCGCCGACGGCGCCGAGGACGACGGCGCCCCAGATTCCCAGCCCACCCCGCTGGATTTGCGGGATCAGGGAGAGATCACCCGTGCCGTCAAAGCCAGGACCGAAGTATGCGTCCGGCGATGAGACCACGTGGTACAGCCGGCCGCCGATGATCCCAAAGGGAATGGCCCAGATGACGATGTCCCAGACACTGCCTTCAGGGGCACCGCGCTTGGCCCACCGCACGGATGTCAGCCACAGGCCGACGATAATTCCGGCCAGGATGCACAGCGCGTAGGCGTGGATCCGCAGGCTGCCCCACGGCAGGGGGATGTCGAAGCCGGACCAGTCCGGGCTGGGGATGCTCGCCGGAACGAGGGCGGGGGCCGCGGCGGCTGCCTGGAGGAGTGCCTGCATGCCTTAGGCCCCGCTTTCCTGCGTCGCCCCGTTTACCTTCGCCAGGCCGGTGCTGAGGTCCTTGGTGAGGGTGGCCAC
Coding sequences within:
- a CDS encoding carbon-nitrogen hydrolase family protein, with protein sequence MSDKVRVAAVQAEPVWLDIDGTTEKTVHLIAEAAAGGADLVAFPETWIPGYPVFLWSYPVYEQMQFVARYHANSPRIDGPQIAKIREAAKQYSITVVVGFSEKDGGSLYMSQAVIGPDGEIIQHRRKLKPTHAERTLFGEGDGSSIKVLDTSLGRVGALQCFEHLQPLTKYAMYAQNEQIHVAGWPCLGILGNVPALSPESIMACSQTYALEGSAFVITATQIMSDDGALKFPTADGGPTPVYTGGGGYARVYGPHSGLITEPLDPTEEGIVYADLDLADIDLAKNTVDPAGHYARADVTRLIFDDTPRTPVIRRSTMPKAPTQTQSSFEADLQWDEASEAEASAHV
- a CDS encoding ANTAR domain-containing response regulator, which codes for MTEQTESKPTSQPARRVIVAEDETLIRLDIIEILRGEGYDVVGEADNGEKAVQLAEELKPDLVLMDVKMPVMDGISAAEKIVKARIAPVVLLTAFSQKELVERARDAGAMAYVVKPFTPADLIPALEIALSRHEEIKALESEVSDLQEQFATRKLVERAKSLLTTKMGLTEPEAFRWIQKTSMDRRLSMREVAETIINQVN
- a CDS encoding helix-turn-helix domain-containing protein, which encodes MAKPTKQVYSFEFKLALVERFIAGESAPDLAAEVGLSSPTLLKTWARAYRREGPDALRPKPKGRPKAPGAPQPAEVSELERLRRENERLRAEVAYLGKLRALRAQERR
- a CDS encoding IS3 family transposase, coding for MKVQALIALKADFPLPVLLQAAALARSTFFYHQARIQGPDPQEAIKAAVREIFEKNHGRYGHRRVHTEMLKQGWTAAKKTVLKLMRSLNLVCKVRRKKRYNSYQGGQGRVAPNVLNREFEADAPNRKWVTDVTEFSVGDRKLYLSPVMDLFDRQIISYSISPSPNLELTNNSLRQALAGLEDNQQPLVHSDQGFQYQHVSWRKLLQEAGASQSMSRKGNCYDNAVMENFFGHLKEELFHHVRYLSTDALTAALHEYIRWYNTQRISTKLKGLSPVQYRTQALAA
- the pyk gene encoding pyruvate kinase; translation: MRRAKIVATFGPAIASYENTLAVLEAGVDVARMNMSHGDYTVHDNTYENVRKAASDLGKAVAIMADLQGPKIRLGRFVDGPHALAVGDIFTITTEDVPGTQEICSTTLKSLTEDVKVGDALLIDDGKVALRAVEVDDVKVVAEVTVGGMVSNNKGINLPGVAVNVPALSEKDEDDLRWAIRRGVDLVALSFVRDASDITRVHEIMDEEGRRVPVIAKIEKPQAVDQLPEIIDAFDAIMVARGDLGVELPLEEVPIVQKRAVELARRWAKPVIVATQVLESMIDNPRPTRAEASDCANAVLDGADAVMLSGETSVGKYPIETVKTMARIIESTEVHGLERVPPLGTKPRTRGGAITRAAVEIADQLDAKYICAFTQSGDSARRLSRLRPIKPVFAFTPVEQVWNQMALTWGIQPVLVQMVDHTDAMTAQVDRSLEEMGLVQDGDLVVIAAGSPPGKAGSTNSLKVHKVGDLADSTRGGEIGSNREKLGPWPEKKKKNQAAEA
- a CDS encoding glutamate synthase subunit beta — its product is MADPRGFLKVRQRETQPRRPVPVRIMDWKEVYEAQEKGTLKAQAGRCMDCGIPFCHQGCPLGNLIPEWNDLMWRDKGEEAIERLHATNNFPEFTGRLCPAPCEASCVLGINQPAVTIKQVEVSIIDEAWDNGWVSPLPPTRLTGKTVAVVGSGPAGLAVAQQLTRVGHTVAVYERDDKIGGLLRYGIPDFKMEKEQVDRRVEQMKAEGTRFRTGVSVGTDVTWEQLRRRYDAVVVCTGATVPRDLPIPGRDLDGVHFAMDYLVPANRAVAGETIENQINAHGKHVVILGGGDTGADCLGTAHRHGAASVTTLAIGKQPPSERASHQPWPTFPTLFEMASAHEEGGERTYLASTVEFVGENGKLTGVKVAETEFVDGKRLPKAGTERIIPADLVFLSLGFTGAEPAGITEQVHAEFDGRGNVARDGYYMTNTEGVFVAGDAGRGQSLIVWAIAEGRAAAAAVDKYLMGSTILPAPVAPTDRAIAVL